The Epinephelus lanceolatus isolate andai-2023 chromosome 11, ASM4190304v1, whole genome shotgun sequence genome window below encodes:
- the hrh2b gene encoding histamine receptor H2b, giving the protein MSLCKHFLLRYQQQHCLSGPVPEEEVTMISTALRWLVLVSFIILTIGGNVLVCLAVGLSRRLWRIANCFVVSLAVTDLLLGLLVLPFSATVELRSGNWPLGGALCNIYISLDVMLCTSSILTLLAISVDRYLAISAPLSYSQRVTPLRVTLAMIAIWALSLAVSFVPIHLGWNTADYLVQHLDWDMGDEDKEGRYCQFEWNNNYVLIYTFGSFYLPLLLMCGMYLCIFRVAREQVRRIRAATPSFARTASTAAIAREHKATVTLAAVLGAFVICWFPYFTFFTCMGIREKTNPPNTLNSVVLWLGYFNSALNPILYPAFNRDFRRAYGELLRCRRLSHRKLQLTRVSVHKRLTFINGQRVFQQPEKHKDTVNKETEGKSLTYERNGP; this is encoded by the exons ATGAGCTTATGTAAACATTTTCTACTGAGATACCAACAGCAGCACTGTCTCAGTGGCCCTGTGCCTGAGGAGGAGGTCACCATGATCTCCACAGCTCTCCGCTGGCTGGTCCTGGTGTCTTTCATCATTCTGACCATTGGTGGGAACGTGCTGGTGTGTTTGGCTGTGGGGCTCAGTCGCCGACTATGGCGCATTGCTAACTGCTTTGTGGTGTCCCTGGCAGTGACAGATCTCCTGCTAGGCCTGCTGGTGCTGCCCTTCTCCGCCACTGTGGAGCTGCGCAGCGGGAATTGGCCCCTCGGAGGAGCCCTATGTAACATCTACATCTCACTGGATGTCATGCTGTGTACATCTTCCATCCTGACCCTGCTGGCCATCAGTGTGGACCGATACCTAGCTATTTCAGCTCCCCTTAGCTACTCCCAGAGAGTTACTCCTCTAAGGGTGACCCTGGCCATGATCGCCATCTGGGCCTTGTCACTAGCTGTGTCCTTTGTGCCCATCCACCTGGGCTGGAATACAGCGGACTACTTAGTGCAACACTTGGACTGGGACATGGGGGATGAGGACAAGGAGGGACGCTACTGCCAGTTTGAATGGAATAACAACTATGTTCTCATTTACACGTTTGGCTCATTTTACCTGCCTCTGCTGCTTATGTGTGGAATGTATCTTTGCATATTCAGAGTGGCACGAGAACAG GTGCGGCGTATTCGAGCTGCCACTCCATCATTTGCACGCACAGCATCAACTGCAGCCATAGCCCGAGAGCACAAAGCTACAGTGACCCTGGCAGCTGTGCTGGGGGCCTTTGTCATCTGCTGGTTCCCCTACTTCACCTTCTTCACCTGCATGGGCATAAGGGAAAAGACAAACCCGCCTAATACACTTAACTCTGTGGTGCTGTGGCTGGGCTATTTTAACTCAGCTCTTAACCCCATCCTGTATCCAGCCTTCAACAGGGATTTCCGCAGGGCCTATGGAGAGCTGCTTCGCTGCAGAAGACTGTCTCACAGAAAACTGCAGCTTACCCGTGTGTCTGTGCATAAACGATTGACCTTTATTAACGGACAAAGGGTTTTCCAACAGCCTGAGAAACATAAAGACACAGTTAATAAAGAAACTGAGGGAAAGAGCCTCACATATGAGAGGAATGGTCCCTGA